CTCGTCAATGGAGTAAAGTAAAAGCCAAGAATAAAAGAATTCAAACACTTGCTTTTCAAACCAAAAAGACAACACTCACAACCAGAGTACTGTCTTTTTATTTGGATTATCCCATCATTGAGAAAGTAATTGGCGGTCGATTTTCGTTCCTAAGTAGGGAAAAAGCAAAAAAATATCGGAGAATTCGAGGGGAGTCTTTCCATTAGGGTAGGTCATGTCGAAATACCAAAGAAACATGACTTTAGTCAAGCTTCTTCGGTTGCAGCAAAAGTCCGGTTGCGAATTCCATTAGAATTTTTTCTAAAAAAATGTCTTGAAAATGTCTTTGTGCTGACCGCACTCATTACAGGAATATTCTATTTCCAATGCATCTTCAGTTACTGTATGTACGGTCTCTTTTTTACAAGTTTCACAAAATCTCTTTTCGGATATTTCTTTCATGTATCATTCACACTCCGTTTTCCCATCAATGGTTTGTAGCCTTGTTACTATTATTTTGCGAATATCCTTCAGAAAAAATACCTTATTCCTGAACGACCTTAAAAAAGAAGATAATGAATTCAGGGAAAATGGTAATGGGAAAGTTAATTTCACCTCGGACTCCAATACATCAAAGCTGCATGAAACGGATATTCGTATTCAAAAACTCCTTCTTTTTCCACCACATATTTATTAAGGATCGATTTTACTTCATCATAGGAAAAATGTTCGTCGAGAATTTTAGTCGTATTATCACGAATCATTTCTTCATAGGTGGAATAGATTTTTTTACTTTTCAATTTAACGATCTTACAATCCGCCAGTATTCCAAGTTGATACAAAACATTCAAGATGTGTATGTAATCCCGCTTTCTTAAATTGATCGTATATCCTCTTTGCTTCAATTCCATATAATGAGGTTTTTCTGGTCCGGTTGTCATGCCTACTATCACTAATCGGCCTGCAGTCTCATTCATTTTTAATAAGGTTTGACCGATTTCTGTCATACGGTAATAACAATTAAAACCAAATACTACATCATAACTGTCTCTTTTTGTATCACTTTCCCACTTATCATGAATCAATTCCATGTTTTCGAAACCTTTTTCATTCGCTTGGGATTTTAAAAAACTGATAATGCTTTTAGAACTATCTATACAAGTTAGCTTCCTGACTTCTTTTGCAATTTCAAATGTATAATTGCCCCATCCAGGGCCGATTTCCAATACATGATCATCCTGTTTTAATAATGCCAATAACTCTCGCTGCACATGTTTTGCATAAGGATCCGCTTTATGTTGTTTTTTTCCTGCCACTTTGGAGGACCAAAAAGCTTCTTCTGCTGCATCATCTTTTAGTCGATTCGGCATTTTACCATAAGGATCTAGCATGGATTCTCTCCAAAGTTCAATATAATCAAAATTATCAGTCTTCATCTTCGCTCTCCCCAAATTATATAATTTATGTATAATGATTTTTTCTTACACTATTCTTACCCCATAGTTGCAAAAGAAAAAGAGCTGCAAATCAGCTCCCGATAATGAACAAAGCCTTTTTTATATTATAATCTCTCAACAAATTAGCATTGGTCATACTCAACTACTTGCAGCGTTTTGTCCAAAGACTCACTGCTTTAGGGCTTTCTATTTCTCTATTTTATAGGTACTCCTTTTAATAATACAATAAGATTATCCATAAAGTATGGTTAACATTATGTGCGAAAAGGGGGAGTGCTGACGTTTCATCCGCTTCTCCCCTACTATATATCTAAAGGTTTACACGTTTTTAAAATGCTGTTGAATATAAGAATTCACTTTATCAGGCACTTCGATTTGGATAAAATGCCCGGCATTTTGAATAATGTGAACCTGTGCATGTGGGAAACCTTCTTTCTGGAGCTTGTAGGCAAATTCAAAAGGTATATAAGGATCCATCTCTCCCCAAATTATTGTGACAGGTATTTTGATCTGATTTAGTTTTTGATTGTACGATTTTACCTTTTCTATATTTCCAGAACGGTATAGATCTAAGATGACTTTACAAGATTCGGGTGTTCTAAAGACACGAAAGAAGTCTTCCATAATTTCGTCACCTATGTTCGGAATCGTTTTCTTCATTTCGGTTTGAGCTTGGGGATCATCTGACATGCGCTTCATTATTTTCTCTCCAGCATTTGGTGTTCTCCAAATCTGAGCAAGTGAGTGCCACTTATAATCTACTGATATGGTTGTATTTGAAACAAAGAGACTTAGTATTCTCTCTGGATGATCACATGCCCATTTCAGTCCAATAAGTCCGCCCCAGTCATGAACAATAAGGTGGAATTTATCTAGTTTTAGTTCCCTTGTAAAATCCGATACAAACTGTTCATATCTTTCCCACGTTGAAGATTCATCAAACTGTTCACTTTGGCCGAATCCAGGGAGATCCGGTGCGATGGTTCTAAATCCACAAGACACAATGCATGGTATCATTTCTTTCCACAAAAGACTGGACTCAGGTACCCCGTGCAATAAAAGTACTGGGGGATCATTAACATTGCCTTTCTCGATATAGGATATCATCTTTCCATTTATTATCATTTTTTTCTTTTCCACTTTTATCAACCTCCTGAATAAAGTATTTTAAAACCTTATTAGCATAAAGACAGGTCATAGTTCCTCTCTAGAATAGGGATTTATTCGGAATAGACTATGGATAAAATAACGATATAGACAGTTTAAATGGAATTACTATCAAATCCCTCTCTCATTTCTATGTTAGTTTGTTATTCAATGCTTGTGTTTTTAGATTTTTATCTAAAGTTTAGTCATAAATGGAATTATTAAAGATGTGAATATGGACTCCTCCAATTCTTTGTCCGAAATTTATTCGCTTCCACCTATCCCTCATATAACATCAAACACAAAAAAAGGTAAAGCTACAAAAAGGCCTCACCTCTGAAATGATTAAAACCTTCATTACTCTAAAGGTATCAAAGTCATTTGATCAATCCACTTAAATTGTAGTTCCGCTCTTTAATGCATGATCTAATCTTTATGGGTGTATTTAAATCCGTAAATGATTCAATGTTTCTAATCCATTCTTTTCTAGGTTTATTGTAATTTAGACATCTGTGGACTTTTGCTGAGTGAAGAAAAATATGAAGATGATAATGGGAATGGCTATTAGAAAGGCATTGTTTCTCGAACTTTTAATTGTAGGAATATCTGTTAATGACATTTTTACTCATTTCCTTTTAATGTAGTTAATAATTCTGGTGGTACGTTATAATGCTTCTTTACAATCGTATTGAAAAAATTATAATCTTCAATTGGCAATGCCGGAACAACTTCAGGATAACCAAATATAGGACCGGAAACATTAATTGAGAAATCACCAGACGAAATAAATGTTCCTGTCACATGTATGGCATCATTGATTAATAATATTGCTATGATGATGTCCAATATATCGATAAAAAGATTTCCCACTTGCGAGTGGTCCGTCCCTTCTAAACGATGGCCCCCAAAAAGAGGCCCGCCTAATGAGATACTAAATCTTCCTGGTCTTACAAAAACGCCAATGATTGTGATTTGTCCAGTTAATAATAGGATGGCTGTTGTAATTTCGAGATTACGCTGAAAGGAGTGAATTACTTTTTTTTCTGAATTAACTACACAGGATTCAATCAATATCACCACTCCCCATGTAGGCATTTTATTCATATAAACGGGCAAACGTCACTGATTTGATTGATTTTTATTTAAAAGTTCTATTACTGAATATATGGCTTTTTCAATTTCTTTATATCCGGTACATCGACAAATATTCGAAGAAAGCCATGTTTCAATTTTTTCAGGGCTTGGGTTCCTGTCATTAAGGAGTAAAGCCTGGCAAATCATTATAAATCCTGATGTACAATACCCACATTGAAAAGCAAAATGTTCCACGAATGCTCTCTGGATCGGGGTATTCTTGAGGCCTTCAATTGTAAGGATTTCTGAATCAATGGCTTCAATGGCTAACATTAAACAGGATTTCATTGGCTGGTTATTCATTATAACCGTACAAGCGCCGCAATCTCCATTTAAACATCCAGGTTTAGCTCCTGTAAGTCCAATTTTATCTCGGAGAACATCTAGCAATATATCTGATGCCAATATATCCCTCTCATACCGTTCTTTATTAATTTCTAATTGAATGGTAATTTTTCGATCCGCCGAATGGCTACTCATGTTCCTCACCACCTAAATATGACAAAATGTATGAAAGGGTATTTTCTAAAACAAATAATCTATATTCATTGGATCCTTCTATATCGTTTAAAACCTGAGCTGGTAAAAACTCAAAAGAGGTTAAAATTCGATCTTTAAAAGATAAACTCTTATCATTTAGTTTGTTTTCCATTTGAATTGACCGAAAAGGAAATGGACATACCCCGCTGAATGCAAATCGAATAAATCCTTCTTTTTTTAATGAGGTAACTGTTAATAGCGGATAGCCCGTTTTCCATTGCTGCCTCTTCTTTACACTAATGTGTTTAGCTTTCAGGTATTCTTTTTCTGTTACAATTTGTACGAGAAATTCCCCATCGTCAAGTCGTAGCTCCTTATGGAAAATTTCATTAATAAATTCTTTCCTCGTTCCTTTTGGTCCTGCAATAATGACAGTACTATTTGATAATAAAAATGGAAG
This sequence is a window from Brevibacillus sp. JNUCC-41. Protein-coding genes within it:
- a CDS encoding (2Fe-2S)-binding protein, translating into MSSHSADRKITIQLEINKERYERDILASDILLDVLRDKIGLTGAKPGCLNGDCGACTVIMNNQPMKSCLMLAIEAIDSEILTIEGLKNTPIQRAFVEHFAFQCGYCTSGFIMICQALLLNDRNPSPEKIETWLSSNICRCTGYKEIEKAIYSVIELLNKNQSNQ
- a CDS encoding FAD binding domain-containing protein → MLPYNFDYYKPRSIKEAIELYQLLKLQEKKPMYYGGGTEVLTLGRLNFIYPDAIIDLKGIPECNTFGFQHQELIIGSTLSLRAIEENRLFPLLADTSKEVADYTSRNKITIGGNICGQIFYREAVLPFLLSNSTVIIAGPKGTRKEFINEIFHKELRLDDGEFLVQIVTEKEYLKAKHISVKKRQQWKTGYPLLTVTSLKKEGFIRFAFSGVCPFPFRSIQMENKLNDKSLSFKDRILTSFEFLPAQVLNDIEGSNEYRLFVLENTLSYILSYLGGEEHE
- a CDS encoding alpha/beta fold hydrolase encodes the protein MEKKKMIINGKMISYIEKGNVNDPPVLLLHGVPESSLLWKEMIPCIVSCGFRTIAPDLPGFGQSEQFDESSTWERYEQFVSDFTRELKLDKFHLIVHDWGGLIGLKWACDHPERILSLFVSNTTISVDYKWHSLAQIWRTPNAGEKIMKRMSDDPQAQTEMKKTIPNIGDEIMEDFFRVFRTPESCKVILDLYRSGNIEKVKSYNQKLNQIKIPVTIIWGEMDPYIPFEFAYKLQKEGFPHAQVHIIQNAGHFIQIEVPDKVNSYIQQHFKNV
- a CDS encoding class I SAM-dependent methyltransferase, which codes for MKTDNFDYIELWRESMLDPYGKMPNRLKDDAAEEAFWSSKVAGKKQHKADPYAKHVQRELLALLKQDDHVLEIGPGWGNYTFEIAKEVRKLTCIDSSKSIISFLKSQANEKGFENMELIHDKWESDTKRDSYDVVFGFNCYYRMTEIGQTLLKMNETAGRLVIVGMTTGPEKPHYMELKQRGYTINLRKRDYIHILNVLYQLGILADCKIVKLKSKKIYSTYEEMIRDNTTKILDEHFSYDEVKSILNKYVVEKEGVFEYEYPFHAALMYWSPR